From bacterium:
CGATGTGGATGTTTATACCGCCGTCGCCTGGAAGCTGCTCACCGAAGAAACCCGCTGTTATTTTACGTCCTCCGTGCCGGTCGTCAATGATATTCTCATGAAAATCGATGCTGAACAGCCCACGGGTATTGCGCTGTTCAGTTCCACGCCCCGGCTCTATGATTTCAGCCAGTTCACGGTACGCGGACACTACACGGATTCTGAAGAACTCGGCCGGTATTTCCGGGCGATGATCTGGATCGGACGCACCGAGCTGATGCTCACAAAACCGGTGCAGCATGATATGCCGCAGCAGACGGACGAGGACATTCAGCGGCAGATTATCGATGCCTATCTCATCTCCGAGGCGTTGAATATTGAAGGAAAGCGCGATGTGCTGCAGGAGATCGATGCGTTGCTTGAACTGCTTGTCGGCGAAAGTGACAACGTGCGCGCCTCGCACCTGGATATGCTTGCGGCGGATCTCGGCATCACCGCGCCCACGCAGCTCCTGGACATGAAGGAAGTGACGCGTTTCCAGGAGGCGCTCAAAAACACGAGCTTCGCCGAACAGCGCATCAATTCCCAGATACTGTATTCCGATCCCACGAATCCTGAACAGCTGAAACCACCCTCGGCCTTCCTGATGCTGGGACAGCGCTTCATCATCGATTCCTACGTCTTCAGTAACGTGGTCTATGACAAGATTATCCATAAAGGCGAAAAAGTGCGGCGCATGCTGCCTTCTTCCATGGATGCGCTGTTCGCGCTTGGAAACGATGCCGCGGCGCAGTTCCTGCAGGACGATTTCTCCCGCTATCCTTACGCGGCGAATCTGGCCGCGCTGCGATATCTCATCGATTCGTATGATGAGGACTTCTGGTCGGCTTCGCTTTACAACAGCTGGCTGCAAGGGATCCGCGCCCTGAATATCCCGGACGAAACGGAAGGATTGCCGGAGTTCATGCAGACTGCTGCCTGGTGGCAGCAGAAAATGAATACCCAGCTCGCTTCATGGGCGCAGCTGCGGCATGACAACCTTCTGTATGCCAAGCAGTCGTACACCGGTGGCATCTCCTGTTCCTACCCCGAGGGCTATGTCGAACCGTTCCCCGAATTCTACGAGCGTCTGAGTGGCTTCGCGCATCGGGCCGGCGGGATATACGAAGATCGCATGCCGCATATCGCCGCGTTCTTCACGCAGATGGCGAAAAGTATGGATACCCTCGGCACCATTGCCGAACGGGAACTGCGGAACGAGCCTCTCAGCGCCAGGGAGGAAATGTTCATCCGACGCATGCTCTATGACCAGTATATCTGCGGACTCGACTTCGACGGCTGGTACGCACGGCTGTTTTATCCTGTCGAAGCTGTGGTCGAGGACTATGTCGTCGCGGATGTGCACACGGCACCCACCGATGCCGCCGGAGCCCCGGTCGGCTGGGTGTATCATGTGGGAACCGGACGCATTAATCTCGGCGTCATCATCGCACCGGATCCTGCCGGCGGACAGATTGCCTACATGGCGCCCATGCTGAGTTTCCATGAACATGTGACCACGAATTTCGACAGGCTGACGGACGAGCGCTGGAAGGACATGCTGGAGAAAGATGGCTTTGCCCGACCGGAGTGGACGAACAACTGGCTCGCCGATGCGAGCGGTGCGCGCCATCTGCCGGGTCCGTCACTCATGACCGGACTCACCTCCGTCGAATCTCATCCCGCCACACAGCCGGAGGTCTTTTCCATAGATGCAGCGTATCCAACACCATTCCGCGCAGCGGAAGGAGCGGTCGTTGCATTCCGGGTTCGCGACATGATTGCGGGCTCACTGCGCCTCGCCGTGTATGACATGCAGGGACGACAGGTGTGCACACTGCTTGAGCAGCAGTGTCCCCCTGGCAGCTACATGACTGCATGGGATGGCAGGGACGGCGCGGGAAGATTGTTGCCAGCCGGCAGTTATGTCGCGGTGCTCTCCTCTGCAACCCAGCAGGTTAGCACTCCGTTGCTCCTCCTGCACTGATCGCATCTACGCCTGGAATTTGAAGGACTGCGGATTTTCCGTGGTCCTTTTTTTATTGTTGATTTATCGGACAGGTGGGATTATGTTGCCAGTATCCATAATTGCCCGGGAATCCGATGTCCTCAACCGAAACGCATTTTGCATCTCCACAGACGAAGTCGGAATCAGAGCTTGAAATGCAGCGCGAACGCCTGATGGCGCTTCCTCACCTTTCTCATCTGCTTGAAGCTTTTCCGACGCCCGCGGTCATCCTCAATGACACGAGGCAGATCGTCCTGCACAACAACGCGTTCGCCGCCGCCATGCCCAGCGGTGACTACGATTTGCTGCTCGGTTTGCGTGTGGGACAGGCCATAGGATGTTCCTATGAAAAGGATACTCCTTCAGGCTGTGGTACGGGAAAACACTGTCGTATGTGCGGTGCGGTACTGGCCATGCTCGAGGCAGGAAAAGGGACCAGAAGCGTGCAGGAATGCCGGATCTCCGTCGAGGACCACCTCGGAGGCGGCGCGCTGGACTTTCGCGTGCTCGGGGTACCTATCGATGTCAACGGCGAGGAACTGACGATACTCTCCCTTGTGGATATCAGTGATGAAAAGCGTCGACGGGTGCTGGAGCGCATTTTCTTTCATGATCTGCTCAATACAGCAAGCGGGCTGCAGAATCTGACCGATCTGCTCCGCATTGTGCCGAGCGAGGAAAGGGATGAGCTTCTCGAAGATCTGCAGGGGGTATCGGGACAGCTGATCAATGAAATCGAAACGCAGCGCGACCTCCTGGCCGCTGAAGGGGAGGAATTGCGTGTTGTGCCACGCCGCACGACGACGGATGATATGGTTTCACACGTCCACGCGCTGTACCGCTTTCATCACCTGGCACAGGACAGGCATTTCAAAACCATCAACAAGGCAGCGGGAGTGGAATTCACGACAGACCCGACCCTGCTCGCGCGTGCGGTGGGGAACCTGGTCAAGAATGCCTTTGAGGCCTCGCAGCGGGGACAGACGGTCACCATAACCTGTGAACGTGAGGATGAGGACACATTGTGTTTCCTGGTGCACAACGAGACAGTGATGTCGGAGACCGTGCGGCTTCACATGTTCGAGCGTTCGTTTTCCACCAAGGGTCCGGGCCGTGGCATCGGCACATACAGTGCGCGCCTCCTGATTGAGCGATTTCTCGGCGGAAGTATTATGTTTACGAGTATGGAGGAAACAGGAACCTGTTTCACCGTACGAATACCGCGGGAATACAATCCCGCGGAGACTGCAACGAACGACGAGGAGCGCGATGAGATCGGCAACAGAAATTCAGGAGGAACTGCGTGAGCAGCAGGGTGGCGTACTGACGCTCAGTGACGAAGAAATCAACGCGATGTCCACAAAGGATATGCAGGCGCTGCAGACCGAGTTTGGTGCCACGGTGCTCATGACACTGCCGCCGCAGGAACGAAACTTCATGCAATGGCTGAAGGAAGCGGATCCGGGGGTGTACGATGATCTCTGGGAGGGTGACGAGCAGCTGCTCGTATCACTCTCTTTCCTGCAGGATTTTCGGAACGGGGGACCGGGCTTTCTGATCTGCGAGCTCGAAGAACACGACAATTACTTCTTTACTGCGAAGCACATCAAGAAAGAAGGGAGTGCTGCGCTGGAAGACATTCTTCAGAAGGCGGGACAGGGAAAGGATCTCGCCGTGGAAGAAGCGCTCATGTTTGAAATTGTACGTACGCCAACCGATATCTGGCATTTCTGCCATCGCTTTGATATTCCGGTGAAAAGGGGGAAATCCGCGGTGCGAGCCCTGGTCGCCCATGACTGGATCGTTCATCTCCCGAAGCGCGAAGATTTGCTTCCATATATAGAAGAGTAGGGGAGTCGCCGAAACGAGCTGGATTTGATATTTCGGGATCCTATAAGGGTCTTGAAAGTAAAGCTCATAAATACTATGTTTTGGTGTTGAAAAGTTTTTCACCTCGACCTGAAAACCCCTCCAACAGGAAATTCTTGCTTCCTACATTCCACAGCTCATCATCAGGAGATCTCGTATGAAGAAAACTGTGACTCTGTCATTTGTGCTCATGGTCGCTCTCTGTACCATGGCGTTTGCCAAGGGCGGGAACGAAGACAGCAGTGGTCCGTTCATCACCAAGGCCAGCGCCTCCATGCTGAAAGCGGCACCGGCGGATATCGCCGGGCAGTGGGCTCCGCTCACTCCGATGCCCAAAGGACTTGGATACAACACCGCTGCATTTTACGACGGTGCTTTATATAATTTCTCGGGCCTGAACGCTACGGACGGTCCCGTAACCCTGTGTTACAAGATGGATCTGACCGCCGGGAGCTGGGAGCAGATCGCTTCCCTTCCGGAACCGCGCCTCCTCGCGATGTCGCACACCGTTGGTGACAAAATCTATGTGATCGGTGGCTACAGCACCGCACAGCCTTTCACCACGCATGGCGCCGTGCTCGAGTATGACCCCGCAACTGATCAGTTTACCGAAAAATCCTCCATGCCCCTGCCTGTTTACGCAGGTGGTTCTTTCGTCCGTGACGGAAAGATCTGGGTACTCGGTGGTGGCACGACAAGTTTCGCGCTGCAGACCGGCGTGATTCAGATTTACGACCCCGCGACCGACAGCTGGGAGCTTTCCAACAGCATGCTTCCGCAGTCTCTGCGCTCCTTCCAGGCCGTGTGCATCAACGATGTGATCTACTTCGTCGGTGGCTATCGCGTCGAGAACAGCCAGGGTATTTACTACGCAAATGTGTACAAGGGCGAAATTACCGACACCGATGTTTCCTGGACGAAGCTCACCGACTTTGCTGCCGGCGGCATCATGCGTCAGTCCATGGGCACCGACGGTACGAAAATGTATCTGACCGGTGGATTCACCCAGATCAGCCAGACCCAGGGCGTCGTCCCGAATCAGACCTATTCCTTCGACCCCTCGACCGAAACCTGGGCCAACGAAGCGATGAAGATCACGGGTACGCTCTATGCCTCCCGCATGCTGTATGACGGCAGCGGCAAGTTCTATGTTGTCGGCGGCCAGTCAGCAACCGAATACACCGACGCTGTTGAGGTATTCGATGCCAACGCCGAATCGACCCCGATCCTCATCATGAATGAGACGGAAAAATCACTCTGGGTCAAGAAAGCGAACACCTACGGCCTCACCTTCCCCCTCGGCAATGTGGGCGGCGCGCCCCTGCAGTGGGAAGGCGAAGTTGAAGCTTCCGCATCCTGGCTCACGCTTGACGCCGCAACTTCCGGACTCGTGGAGCCCGGCATGCAGACGAAGATCAGCCTCGAAATCGATCCGACCAGTCTCGCCGAAGGCGAGTACACCGGTGTTGTGACGCTGACCACCAACGACCCGCAGAGTGAAACCGTGACCTACACCGTGACGATCAACGTGCAGGAAGCGGATGTTGACGAAGATCTGACCGTGCTCGTCGAGCAGTACACCGGTACCTGGTGCCAGTACTGTCCCTTTGGTGCCGATTCCCTGAACGCCGTTGCACAGCGCTACGGTGACCGCATGGTGCGCATGGCATGGCACGACAGCGATCCCATGGAAATCACGGAATGGGATGACATGAACTCCTTCATCGGTGTTTCCGGTTTCCCCACTGCGTCGATCAATCGCGTCCAGTGGGAAGGTGAAAGCGGCATCCCCATCAGCCGCGGCGACTGGGGCAACAGCGTTGCCTTCCTGCTTAACAATATGCGCTCGCCCGTCAACCTGACGCTTAGCGACAAGGATTATGACGAGACGACGAAGACCTATTCCTTCACGGCGAAGACGTTCTTCCATCAGGGCATGACCGGAGACATCCGTATCAGCGCCGTGGTGACCGAAGACGACTTCGATTATGCGCAGAAGAAGTGGACCTCCAATGGTGTGATCACCATCAGTCCGTACATCCACACCGATGTCGTGATGGGCATCTATCCGGACATCTACGGCTATCGCATGGGTACCACCAGCGAATTCGCCACGCAGTCCGAATACACCCAGGAATTCTCCTTTACTTCCCCGCATGTGAAATCCGACAAGGCCTGGATCTCCATCTTCGTGCACAAGATCAACAGCACGGGACCAGGACAGGTCTATCAGGCGTACCAGGAGCCCCTCATGCAGGGTATCACCCTGGATGTTGAAGAGAGTCCGGCACCGGGCAGCTTTGCACTGCACCAGAACTATCCGAACCCCTTCAATCCGACAACCACGATTTCCTTTGACGTGCCGCAGCGCGCGCACGTGGTGCTCACCCTCCACGACGCCCTCGGCCGCAACATCGGTACCGTTACGGACGAAACCTACGAAGCCGGCACGCACAACATCGGCTTCGACGCTTCCGAACTCACCTCCGGTACCTACTACCTGACCATGGTCTCCGGCGACGTCGTCAAGACAAGCAGCATGACGCTGGTCAAGTAAGCGCACTCGCGCTGACGCGCTTGCGCGCAGTTATTACGAATCCCCTTCCCGCTGCAGCGAGAAGGGGATTCGTGTTTTTTTCGCAGTCGCGAAGTCCTTGCCCCTCCGGGGCGTTCTCAATATCAAGTGATTACAGAACGCGAATCCCCGATGAAATCGGGAACGAGCTTACTTCAGGAGCAGCTCGAGGATGCGCTCGAGGTCGTCTTCGTTGTAGAATTCGAAAGCGATGCTGCCTTTGCCATCCTTGCCGACGGTGATATTGACACGGGTGCCGTAGATGGGTCGCAGTTTGTGGCTGAGTTCTTCGAGGTGGGGGGTGGTTTTGGCGCCGGACTTGCGCTTTGGCTGTGGCGTGGGCGGAGTGGGTTTGCGGTATATGCTGTTTACCAGTTCTTCGACCTTGCGTACCGAGAGGTTGTCACGGACGATGCGCTGCCACATGCGCAGTTGCGCGGTTTCATCCGGCAGATTGATCAGCGCGCGCGCGTGTCCCATGCTGATCTCATTTTTCTGCAGGCTGGACAGCACTTTCCTCGGGAGCTTCAGGAGGCGAATGAAATTCAGGATGGTGCTGCGGTCCTTACCCACACGCTGCCCGATGTCCTCCGCCGAATGGCCGTATTCCTCGACCAGCTGCTGGTAGGAAGTGGCGATCTCGACGGGATTGAGCGTTTTGCGCTGGATGTTCTCGATCAGCGCCAGTTCGATCATTTCTTCCGCGGTCTCTACCTGGCGGATATAGGCGGGGATATGCTCAATGCCGGCTTCCCGGCAGGCACGCACGCGGCGCTCACCACTGATGAGCTGGAATTTCCCTTCCCAGCGGCGCACGGTGACGGGCTGGACGAGGCCGTTCTGCTTGATGGACTGCGCGAGTTCGCGAATTGCCTGGGCTTCGAATTCGATACGGGGCTGATAGGGGTTGGGCTCGATGAGTGCGACTTCGATATGCGCAAGTACCTCGGTGGAGACGCCGTCATCTTTCGTCTCCGCGCTGGGTTCCACACTGACGGGTTCCTCAACCGCGGGACGGTTGGACGGGATCAGGGCGCCGAGTCCCTTGCCAAGTACGTTTTTCGATTTACCCAAGGCGTCCTCTATCCGTTATCGTGCTGGGGTGGAGTCGAATCATCCTCGCCATCCTGCATCTGCTTGGAATGGCTTTCGGCGCCTGTGTCATTTGCGGCCGTGCCGTCTTTCTGTGCGCGCAGGGCTTCTTTCCCGTGGGCGATTTCCTGTGCCAGATCGATATAGTTCTGCGTTCCGACGGAAAGTGCATCATACAGGATGACCGGTTTACCGAAGCTCGGTGCCTCGCTCAGGCGCACGTTCCGGCTGATGATGGTATCGAAGACCTTCTCCCCGAAATAGTTGCGCACTTCCTCGGCAACCTGCTTTGAGAGGCGCAGGCGCGTATCGAACATGGTCAACAGCACGCCCTCGATATCGAGCCCGGCATTCAGATGCTGACGCACGATGTTGATGGTGTTGAGCAGCTTACCGAGTCCTTCAAGCGCATAGTATTCACACTGCACCGGAATGAGTACGGAATCCGCCGCAGTGAGAGAGTTCAACGTCAGCAGTCCCAGCGACGGGGGACAGTCGATGACGACGTATTCGTATTTCTCACGCACTTCCGCCAGCATGTGCTTGAGCACATGCTCGCGCTGCTGCTGGTCGATCAGCTCGATTTCCGCACCGACGAGGTTGATGTGCGAGGGAATGATATCGAGAAACGGCAGCAGGGTGGACTGCACTCCGCTCGAGGCGGGTGTGCGGTCGATCAGCACTTCATAGATGCTGACCGGAGCCTCGTTGACATCGATGCCGACACCGCTCGAGGCGTTCGCCTGGGGATCGATGTCGATGAGCAGGGTCTTGAATTCGGCAACGGCAAGGCTTGCGGCGAGATTGACCGAGGTCGTGGTTTTCCCGACGCCGCCTTTCTGATTTGCTACGGCAATAATTTTTGACATATACGTGTGTTCAGGGTCTCCGGGCGGGCGTTCCCGTCATGCATGCCCGTTAAGTGATTGATCAATCCATGCGAGATAGGGAGCGGATCCCTCCGTCACCGGGAGCATGATGATTTCCGGGACGTCATACTCGTGCATGGTACGCACGCGCTGTTCGATTTCTGCAAAACGCGCACGCTTCGTCTTGATGACGAGAAGCTGTTCATCGTCCTCCTCCACGGCATCCTTCCAGCGATAAATGGAGCGGATGCCGGGGACGATATTGCAGCAGGCGGCAAGCTTTTCCTCAACGAGAACGCGGGCGATACGCTCAGCCTGCGTTTCGGATCCCGTCGTGACAAGAATGACGGCATATTGTTCGTCAGCTTCCACCATAGTATACAAAACTAGGTGCGCGGGAGGTGAGAAGCAATGCTCTTGCTTTTTCCCCAGTATTGGGATAAGTTTTTTTCAGATTTGACGTGAATTTTTGTTGACGACTGGATAGAAATGAGTATTTACGATTACGATGATTTTCAAGACGACTGGGATGATCCCGAGGGCGGCAAACACGGGCGTTTTTCCGATATGGATACCTCGGACCTGCTCGATGCTGCAAGACAGGGCTCGCTCAGCGTCGATACGATAGAAGAAATCGCCGGATACCACCTGGAAAAACAGAATTTCGACGATGCGCTGAAATTTCTCGAAATTCTGACCGAACGCACCCCCTACAGTGCTGAGGCGTGGGAGCGTAAGGGTATGGTTTTAAACAATCTGGGGCGTTACGAGCAGGCACTCGAGGCGTTTGAGCAGGCTGAAGGACTCAATCCCGCGGATCTCGAGCTGCTCATCAACAAGGGGATCACGCTCGATAATCTCGGCGATATTGAAGCCGCCATGCTGTGTTTCGACACCGCGCTGGCGATGGACCCTGAGAATGACGAGGCGCTGTTCAGCAAGGGACTCGCGCTCGAGCATTCCGGTGCGTACCATGACGCCATCGAGGTGTTCATGCAGCTGGTCGGGCGGGATCCGGA
This genomic window contains:
- a CDS encoding DUF3160 domain-containing protein; amino-acid sequence: MRKMRQVAVAFFLFCMVCGMQAGAQSQFDIDSYRTFLAQHQDMEGSALLSEYPAPLLKKNVSAPALQAAWLDSITIKYALTQDETDLLAENGFMVTERLTAETFQDAYSEIWHNDLPVAVTTDAILHAVHMSYDNILKETERSWIIPALKELLTGMYASMEELDARYGSTTGMRDMLRDVDVYTAVAWKLLTEETRCYFTSSVPVVNDILMKIDAEQPTGIALFSSTPRLYDFSQFTVRGHYTDSEELGRYFRAMIWIGRTELMLTKPVQHDMPQQTDEDIQRQIIDAYLISEALNIEGKRDVLQEIDALLELLVGESDNVRASHLDMLAADLGITAPTQLLDMKEVTRFQEALKNTSFAEQRINSQILYSDPTNPEQLKPPSAFLMLGQRFIIDSYVFSNVVYDKIIHKGEKVRRMLPSSMDALFALGNDAAAQFLQDDFSRYPYAANLAALRYLIDSYDEDFWSASLYNSWLQGIRALNIPDETEGLPEFMQTAAWWQQKMNTQLASWAQLRHDNLLYAKQSYTGGISCSYPEGYVEPFPEFYERLSGFAHRAGGIYEDRMPHIAAFFTQMAKSMDTLGTIAERELRNEPLSAREEMFIRRMLYDQYICGLDFDGWYARLFYPVEAVVEDYVVADVHTAPTDAAGAPVGWVYHVGTGRINLGVIIAPDPAGGQIAYMAPMLSFHEHVTTNFDRLTDERWKDMLEKDGFARPEWTNNWLADASGARHLPGPSLMTGLTSVESHPATQPEVFSIDAAYPTPFRAAEGAVVAFRVRDMIAGSLRLAVYDMQGRQVCTLLEQQCPPGSYMTAWDGRDGAGRLLPAGSYVAVLSSATQQVSTPLLLLH
- a CDS encoding HAMP domain-containing histidine kinase, which gives rise to MSSTETHFASPQTKSESELEMQRERLMALPHLSHLLEAFPTPAVILNDTRQIVLHNNAFAAAMPSGDYDLLLGLRVGQAIGCSYEKDTPSGCGTGKHCRMCGAVLAMLEAGKGTRSVQECRISVEDHLGGGALDFRVLGVPIDVNGEELTILSLVDISDEKRRRVLERIFFHDLLNTASGLQNLTDLLRIVPSEERDELLEDLQGVSGQLINEIETQRDLLAAEGEELRVVPRRTTTDDMVSHVHALYRFHHLAQDRHFKTINKAAGVEFTTDPTLLARAVGNLVKNAFEASQRGQTVTITCEREDEDTLCFLVHNETVMSETVRLHMFERSFSTKGPGRGIGTYSARLLIERFLGGSIMFTSMEETGTCFTVRIPREYNPAETATNDEERDEIGNRNSGGTA
- a CDS encoding Omp28-related outer membrane protein, encoding MKKTVTLSFVLMVALCTMAFAKGGNEDSSGPFITKASASMLKAAPADIAGQWAPLTPMPKGLGYNTAAFYDGALYNFSGLNATDGPVTLCYKMDLTAGSWEQIASLPEPRLLAMSHTVGDKIYVIGGYSTAQPFTTHGAVLEYDPATDQFTEKSSMPLPVYAGGSFVRDGKIWVLGGGTTSFALQTGVIQIYDPATDSWELSNSMLPQSLRSFQAVCINDVIYFVGGYRVENSQGIYYANVYKGEITDTDVSWTKLTDFAAGGIMRQSMGTDGTKMYLTGGFTQISQTQGVVPNQTYSFDPSTETWANEAMKITGTLYASRMLYDGSGKFYVVGGQSATEYTDAVEVFDANAESTPILIMNETEKSLWVKKANTYGLTFPLGNVGGAPLQWEGEVEASASWLTLDAATSGLVEPGMQTKISLEIDPTSLAEGEYTGVVTLTTNDPQSETVTYTVTINVQEADVDEDLTVLVEQYTGTWCQYCPFGADSLNAVAQRYGDRMVRMAWHDSDPMEITEWDDMNSFIGVSGFPTASINRVQWEGESGIPISRGDWGNSVAFLLNNMRSPVNLTLSDKDYDETTKTYSFTAKTFFHQGMTGDIRISAVVTEDDFDYAQKKWTSNGVITISPYIHTDVVMGIYPDIYGYRMGTTSEFATQSEYTQEFSFTSPHVKSDKAWISIFVHKINSTGPGQVYQAYQEPLMQGITLDVEESPAPGSFALHQNYPNPFNPTTTISFDVPQRAHVVLTLHDALGRNIGTVTDETYEAGTHNIGFDASELTSGTYYLTMVSGDVVKTSSMTLVK
- a CDS encoding ParB/RepB/Spo0J family partition protein, which codes for MGKSKNVLGKGLGALIPSNRPAVEEPVSVEPSAETKDDGVSTEVLAHIEVALIEPNPYQPRIEFEAQAIRELAQSIKQNGLVQPVTVRRWEGKFQLISGERRVRACREAGIEHIPAYIRQVETAEEMIELALIENIQRKTLNPVEIATSYQQLVEEYGHSAEDIGQRVGKDRSTILNFIRLLKLPRKVLSSLQKNEISMGHARALINLPDETAQLRMWQRIVRDNLSVRKVEELVNSIYRKPTPPTPQPKRKSGAKTTPHLEELSHKLRPIYGTRVNITVGKDGKGSIAFEFYNEDDLERILELLLK
- a CDS encoding AAA family ATPase, which codes for MSKIIAVANQKGGVGKTTTSVNLAASLAVAEFKTLLIDIDPQANASSGVGIDVNEAPVSIYEVLIDRTPASSGVQSTLLPFLDIIPSHINLVGAEIELIDQQQREHVLKHMLAEVREKYEYVVIDCPPSLGLLTLNSLTAADSVLIPVQCEYYALEGLGKLLNTINIVRQHLNAGLDIEGVLLTMFDTRLRLSKQVAEEVRNYFGEKVFDTIISRNVRLSEAPSFGKPVILYDALSVGTQNYIDLAQEIAHGKEALRAQKDGTAANDTGAESHSKQMQDGEDDSTPPQHDNG
- a CDS encoding divalent-cation tolerance protein CutA, with the translated sequence MVEADEQYAVILVTTGSETQAERIARVLVEEKLAACCNIVPGIRSIYRWKDAVEEDDEQLLVIKTKRARFAEIEQRVRTMHEYDVPEIIMLPVTEGSAPYLAWIDQSLNGHA